ATGAGTTCAGACATCTCAGGGTTCATCAGGAAGACTCTGTGCGATAACCGGGGCTGTCTAGACTTCACGAGCCTGGACGAGAAGATAAAACAGAGTCACAGAGTTACAGATTCAGCCCTGAGCAAACTCCTCTTCGACGACGATAAGATATGTATGAAAGATGGCAAGCAGAGGGTCAGAGGAGGTCAGACCATCAGCCCGGATAGTCTGATCGTGGCTAAAACCAGTCTGCGGCTCTGTCAGAAGAAACCCGGAGAGTGTCCACAGTGCGACGGCTTACACCTGTGCAGGTACTATGTCTCCGGTGGATGCACGTATGGGTAAGTATCCACCTCAGGTCCGACATTTTTGTTACACTGTTTAGGGCGTGAACACACTTATGTCATGATTTTGTTGATATCACATATTTCtcgttaaagctcctgtaactCTCAGCATGAGCAGAGGGCTGATATGCTGTGATTAGAACTTATTTGTTATATTCATCACAAACagtgaacacaaaaaaatgccTTTTCCTAACACCTGGTTTAATGTACAATGCATGTTGTTCAGTTACAGATTACACAAGTTAATTTTTACATCATGCCAGTTGTGGACCAATCAGACAATGAAGTGGAAACATTTAGTAGGCTACTTTACATTGAGAGATTTTTGTTgacagtggcgattctagagtctgttggggccctaagcaAGAATCTATTGGGGGGCCCTCCCTGCCTTCACCAACATTATGTCTCCCAGTGTCCCGACACTAAAGGCCATTGCACACTCCgacaaaaaaaattacattttgggcGACTGATTTGGTTTacgtttgtgagccctcaggagttgcctgccttgcccgCTGAGAAGCAGTGCCTCTGTATgctgaaatatattttgtatcATTCACCCGACAAATCCAAATAAACGtcttattttaagatattttaagAAAGCTGAAAGTCCGTCCTGAATTGCTTGTAACAAATAAATATGTCTGCCAATGCAGCAAACAAACTGACAGGAGATGTGGCATATTTTGCACGCTGCTTTGGCAGATAATTTCCACTTATTGTACACAATTTAGGCAATTTAGTGTAAAGAAATATTTTGGACTAGAAATTAGACAGATACTCTCGGTaggatttgagtttttgcacacacactgatggtttcAAACTCCCATTTGCAGAAACTTTCTTTTATGTTtaaccatgaaaacaaatcatgttAACAGCACCTGTACCCTGTTACGCCATGCCAGACTTTGTCCAACAGTTGACTtcttctgcccaataaaaatCTCTCAGGCTGTTTTTTGAAACTGCCTACTGCACTGGCAATACATAATATGCAGTATCCACCAGGGGGCAAAGTTCGAGCAAAGTTTTTACCATATGGTAATGTAATAGGTCTCAGAAATGTATGTATCAAATATGGGGTATGTACTGATGTTCTGATTCTGCCCAAAAGAAGTATACAAACTAATAcgagatccgcagtatgccaaaaatacccgGGTGTGTCTgatgcatcagaccagtctccctctcgtactgtttcccacaatgcataGCATCAGGTAAGATATCTAAATGACGGACAGCAACAAGGGAAATAATgacaatcagaccaaaccacacaaagatacCACCAAATATATATTGAGTCAAATCTAAATGAGTCTCTTGtcagcttttttcagactgtaaaaaaagactGGATGCTTCACTGTAGCGACATGGGACGTCAGCTAGggtgttgtttacttcctcattccaagACCAGAAACCAGTTAAGCCTGGCGACCGGCATTCTCCATACTGCTATTGAATGCAGTACATACAGCATTCAATAGCAGTATGTAGTAGGGTGGTTTAAAAAGAGTCTAGGTATGAGGTATAAAAGCTGGCCAGCATTTAATTGTTTGATACAATGGATAGACATCAGTgtatgccacattatttgctgaCGTCCATCAACAGGGCAAGTATCTGCTTATACTGAGGTTCAGCTGATATATCAGCAAAGGTGTGAAAGTtgtcctttacatttttaactgtgGAGTTCTGTCCATTTAATGAAACCAAATGGATGTTTGTAAGCCTGTTTTCAGATTAAAACTCTAcactgaaaatatatttaatcatttttttcagagaaaagtgtaaaaatcGCCACAGTCTGGTCCTTCCACAAAATGCAGAGCTTCTGATGAGACATGGTCTTCAGGATTTGACGGAGAAACAGCTGTTCCAGCTGTTACTGCAGAATGATCCTTATCTGCTTCCAGAGGTAAGTTGGACCTGCAGTGTGGGGAGACAGAGGTGGGTATTCAGAGCCTCAGGATGTCATGTAAAGTCATGTAAACTTTGATCCCCCCTCTCGTACACCTCTCCAGATCTGCCCACATTACAACAAGGGAAACGGTTTGCACGGCTCCTGCAAGTTCACCGACTCCTGCAACAAGCTGCACATCTGTCAGCACTATTTCCAGGGCGACTGCAGGTTTGGCTCTTCCTGTAAGAGAGTACACAACATCGAGGAGTGTAGCACCAAGATTCTCCGAGGCCTTAGTCCGGAGAATATAACAAACCTCAACGAGATCTACAGAAACAAGTACATCATCGTGGCTCAGCAGGAGAGACAGCCTGTAGCTGGTGCTGGTAAAGAATGAGAACttttacacaaacattttgaagctcatctaaacagagtgtaaatcttcacattaaattaaacatgaTTGTTTCTCCTGCAGCGCTGCCAGAGGTGAGGATCTCTGCTCTGAAGCCCTCGCCTGCTAATCAAACAAACCCCGTGAGTGAAGCTGACAGGAATGAAATCTGCCTCTATTTCGTCCGCAGGGACTGCAGATACAAAGGTAATGCTCAATCTAGTAATTTCTACAGGATTAGGTTCCCTCGTAGAGCACTTTTTATATAaaaggttgtcaacattttcaatcCTCTGATAAAATCTCAGCTATTTGAATGATTGCTAATATCGAAAGTACCAAAAGGTTATACTTTTAACTCAAAGCTGCCAAAAGAGAAGTGTGCAGTGTGCAAAGTTTGGGTGCCtgtgtttttctacttttgttgccttggtatcgatactgtttgatttttgtttgcatCGTATCCAAATGTAAATTCTTGTATTTTGACAACCCTGTTTTAATACCTGTGTGAGTGAAGAGAAGATGTGTTGATTTCTGTggctgtctttttttccagagaCGTGTGCTCGTGTCCACTTCCACCTTCCTTACATGTGGCAGGTGTTAGACGGCGACGGTGTGACCTGGAAGGACCTGCCGAACATGGAGGACATCGAGAAGGCCTACTGTGACCCGGGGCACGACTCAACCTGCATGGATCAACCGACAAGCGCCTTACGCCTTTTGAGATATTTGTCGATAAGGTGCGTCAATGAAAAAACATATGGTTATCTGTCTCGATTTGAACATCAAGTCACTTTCATTTCAAGGGTGggtaaaagaagaaagaaagcgctgaggtgaacacacacagatctttaTCTAGAACACCGAAGAGTTTTTCACTATTTCTTAAAATATGTCTCTAGAAATgactgagtgatgtcacagtgatgtcagtgcagaaaatataaaactaaaaactgtaataatttgacaggacagtggaaacTCTGCAGAGAGGACTGATAAACTTTGATCATAAATAAAATGAGCTCCGGATTTATGAGGAGGTGTGCTGTTCCACGGACTGAGTGGGACCTTTCGGATGGGTataaagtttaaacacatcTCATTGGTTAACATGAGATTCTGAATAATCCTGTCAGCGCGTCTGGAGATTTTAATTACGAATGAAGATACAGCGCTGTGCATCGTTCTTAAGTACTCATCATGCTCCTCTTTGGGAGACGCACTGATCGTTTCTGCTGTGATGGGATCAATGCAGGCGTCTAATAAACTCAAATAAACCTGCAGCCCTCTCATTATTAAccacaattttcaactttatgacGCAGTTTACCCAATCCATAGTTATATGACTGCATCACCACGACACACCAGCTGTGGATTAAAAGATGCCACATGAGCGTGTGCAGGGGAACACGTGCCAGCCTTTTGTCAAAACTCAATCAATCGttgtaaaaagcaaaaaataaaacagtcttTATCAGGAGGTAAGTCGGAGTCCTCCTCTCCATTTTCAGGGTTAAAATGTAGCAAACTCCTGAGTCCAAGTCACAAGTCCTGAAAGTCAGGGCTTGAGTCCAGGACTCAGAGTAGGCTACAACACTGACACACTCGGCCTCTTAAAGGAAGCACTACTGTAAATACCAGCACTCTTTGCAGTGCAGACCAATGATCTCTGTGTGCTTTGAGGGACAGGTCTGGTGTTGTCTGTGAAAGCAGATTTCCACCACATGATTACGATTTTCTTGCTTCCAGCTCTGCGTCCATTAAAGATCAGGCAGTTGACTTCCAGACGATGACATGCGGAGGCTCTCCTGTTCGTCGCCTGTCCACCGCCTCCTCTGTCTCAAAGCCTCCTCACTTCATTCTGACAACCCAGTGGCTGTGGTACTGGAAGGATGACATTGGGGAGTGGCTGGAGTACGGACAGGTGAGAAATAATGCTGAACACTTTTTCACTTGTTACTTCTTATATTTTCTACGTTTCAAAATATCTGTGtgctctgttttttctcttcaggACAAAGCTGACACATCAGCCTCTGTCACCTCTAAAACTCTGGAGAATGTGTACCTggcagacagagatacagagattCAATTTCAGGCGGACAAACAGAATTACATTCTCTGCCTTAAAGGGGCAGCAGGAACCCTGCCGATGTATCAGCAGAATGTAAGATA
This genomic interval from Labrus mixtus chromosome 4, fLabMix1.1, whole genome shotgun sequence contains the following:
- the parp12a gene encoding protein mono-ADP-ribosyltransferase PARP12, whose translation is MSSDISGFIRKTLCDNRGCLDFTSLDEKIKQSHRVTDSALSKLLFDDDKICMKDGKQRVRGGQTISPDSLIVAKTSLRLCQKKPGECPQCDGLHLCRYYVSGGCTYGEKCKNRHSLVLPQNAELLMRHGLQDLTEKQLFQLLLQNDPYLLPEICPHYNKGNGLHGSCKFTDSCNKLHICQHYFQGDCRFGSSCKRVHNIEECSTKILRGLSPENITNLNEIYRNKYIIVAQQERQPVAGAALPEVRISALKPSPANQTNPVSEADRNEICLYFVRRDCRYKETCARVHFHLPYMWQVLDGDGVTWKDLPNMEDIEKAYCDPGHDSTCMDQPTSALRLLRYLSISSASIKDQAVDFQTMTCGGSPVRRLSTASSVSKPPHFILTTQWLWYWKDDIGEWLEYGQDKADTSASVTSKTLENVYLADRDTEIQFQADKQNYILCLKGAAGTLPMYQQNVRYKTKREVRRRPRFVSAQEAEEKLKSPSSHSSSSSTPETFPPHWNKNALPDLGYKLVPLPVTPEHNMMRKLFQLTMPNSTIHSIQRIQNPYLWRVFQWQKEQMKKRNGGKLVNEQYLFHGTDESLIEPICDQNFDWRMCGVHGTLYGKGSYFAKDASYSDRYAKVNRQNKKTMFVALVLVGEYTRGSSSYVRPPPKGDGKTLYDSCVDCESNPSIHVIFEKQQIYPEYLISYS